In Betta splendens chromosome 22, fBetSpl5.4, whole genome shotgun sequence, the following proteins share a genomic window:
- the hif1aa gene encoding hypoxia inducible factor 1 subunit alpha a, translated as MDTGIVPEKKRVSSERRKEKSRDAARCRRGKESEVFYELAQQLPLPHSVSSSLDKASIMRLTISYLRMRKLLSSDELVAIEESELDVQLNSPYLKALEGFLMVLSEDGDMIYLSENVNKCLGLAQFDLTGHSVFDYTHPCDQEELREMLIHRATSKKTKEPNTERSFFLRMKCTLTSRGRTVNVKSATWKVLHCSGHVRVYDTNTEETSNGHKEPPVPYMVLICDPIPHPSNIEVPLDTKTFLSRHTMEMKFTYCDERITELMGYDPEDLLNRSVYEYYHALDSDHLTKTHHNLFAKGQVSTGQYRMLAKRGGFVWVETQATVIYNNKNSQPQCVVCVNFVLSGIQEEKLVLSLEQTVDVKPVKEEQEEEKAAVKSPEPGVIPVALKTEEKAEKEKIPEFDVNKLFTQAEETQPLPSLYDQLKGEPEALTVLAPAAGDTFVSLDFNLPDSEIQLVKEVPLYNDVMLPSTSEKLALPLSPLPPSEPLHVTTTSEDTKSEGYATGASTSPASNSPSEDFCFSMESDMNPDFKLDLVEKLFAIDTEPKTPFTTQAMEDLDLEMLAPYISMDDDFQLRSLTPDEPLSCGSANSLESSPVHVTQDVSSYPSSPFSSPGSCTPSPAPPSPATTAHLATIFTKKSPQLDKEISLRTLAVQNAQRKRKLGDVKEIVIQDVPQDQVEQSKKLKASQSGTTRTILLLPSDLASRLLGTTPDGTSSLLGLPQLTRYDCEVNAPLQGRQCLLQGEDLLRALDHVN; from the exons ATGGACACAGGAATCGTACCAGAAAAAAAGAG AGTGAGCTCAGAGCGGAGAAAGGAGAAGTCGAGGGATGCGGCGCGATGTCGCCGCGGGAAGGAGTCCGAGGTCTTCTATGAGCTGGCCCAGCAGCTGCCGCTGCCCCACAGCGTCAGCTCCAGCCTGGACAAGGCCTCCATCATGAGGCTCACCATCAGCTACCTGCGCATGAGGAAACTGCTCAGCTCCG aTGAGCTTGTGGCAATCGAGGAATCAGAGCTGGATGTCCAGTTAAACAGCCCATACCTAAAAGCGCTGGAGGGCTTCCTTATGGTCCTGTCCGAAGATGGAGATATGATCTATCTTTCCGAAAATGTCAACAAGTGCCTCGGGCTAGCACAG TTCGACCTGACTGGACACAGCGTGTTCGACTACACACACCCCTGTgaccaggaggagctgagggaaatGCTCATCCACAGAGCAA CCTCCAAAAAAACCAAGGAACCAAACACAGAACGCAGCTTCTTCCTCAGAATGAAATGCACGCTAACAAGCAGAGGCCGCACGGTCAATGTCAAGTCAGCTACATGGAAG GTGCTCCACTGCTCGGGCCACGTCCGTGTTTACGATACAAACACTGAGGAGACTTCCAACGGGCATAAGGAGCCACCTGTCCCCTACATGGTCTTGATCTGTGACCCCATCCCACACCCCTCAAACATCGAGGTCCCTCTGGACACCAAAACCTTTCTCAGCCGTCACACAATGGAAATGAAGTTCACATATTGTGATGAGAG gATCACTGAGCTCATGGGCTATGATCCAGAGGACCTGTTGAATCGCTCTGTATATGAGTACTATCATGCCCTGGATTCTGACCATCTCACCAAGACTCATCATAACT TGTTCGCTAAAGGCCAGGTCAGCACAGGCCAGTATCGAATGTTGGCCAAGAGAGGAGGCTTTGTGTGGGTGGAAACTCAAGCCACTGTCAtctacaacaacaaaaactccCAGCCacagtgtgttgtctgtgtcaACTTTGTGCTCAG TGGCATCCAGGAGGAGAAACTGGTTTTGTCTCTGGAGCAGACTGTGGATGTGAAACCGGTaaaagaggaacaggaggaagaaaaggcagCTGTCAAGAGCCCAGAGCCCGGAGTGATTCCTGTCGCCCTGAAGACGGAAGAAAAGGCTGAGAAGGAGAAGATTCCAGAGTTTGATGTGAACAAACTCTTCACCCAGGCAGAGGAGACCCAGCCTCTGCCTAGCCTGTACGACCAGCTGAAGGGGGAGCCTGAGGCCCTCACCGTGCTGGCCCCGGCTGCTGGAGACACGTTCGTCTCTCTCGACTTCAACCTCCCTG ATTCAGAAATTCAGCTGGTTAAGGAAGTGCCGCTCTACAATGACGTAATGCTTCCCTCTACCAGCGAAAAGTTGGCCCTGCCTCTTTCCCCTCTGCCGCCTAGTGAGCCTCTCCATGTCACCACCACCTCTGAGGACACAAAGTCTGAAGGCTATGCTACAGGTGCATCCACTTCACCAGCCAGCAACAGCCCCTCAGAG GACTTTTGTTTCTCTATGGAGTCTGACATGAACCCAGACTTCAAACTTGATTTGGTGGAGAAGCTGTTTGCCATAGATACAGAGCCCAAGACCCCATTCACCACACAG GCGATGGAAGACTTGGACCTGGAGATGCTGGCTCCCTACATTTCCATGGACGATGACTTCCAGCTGCGTAGTCTGACTCCAGATGAGCCTCTGTCTTGTGGATCAGCCAACTCTCTTGAGAGTTCACCAGTCCATGTCACACAAGACGTGAGCAGCTATCCCAGCTCTCCATTCAGCTCACCAGGCAGTTGCACGCCTTCCCCAGCACCGCCTTCCCCAGCAACCACTGCTCATCTGGCCACCATCTTTACTAAAAA GTCCCCACAGTTGGATAAAGAAATCTCGCTTCGGACCCTGGCAGTTCAGAATGCACAGCGTAAAAGAAAGCTGGGTGACGTGAAAGAGATCGTTATCCAG gatGTGCCCCAGGATCAAGTGGAGCAGAGCAAGAAGCTGAAAGCCTCACAGTCTGGTACGACCAGGACCATActtctgctgccttcag ATTTGGCAAGTCGTCTGCTGGGCACCACGCCAGACGGCACCAGTTCCCTCTTGGGCCTACCGCAGCTCACTCGCTACGACTGCGAGGTCAACGCCCCCCTTCAGGGCCGCCAGTGCCTGCTGCAGGGAGAGGACCTGCTGCGGGCTCTGGATCATGTTAACTGA
- the LOC114848171 gene encoding serine protease HTRA2, mitochondrial-like, translated as MAAAAVNRTFFSALRTRTLCQKSGFNASAERTVSRVSSAVICTHREPRGDTSLDLRAPAWDKRGGRERSSSSLVQALSLGLGFCSVAALDREKDDKRTDRGDSVSRRVLQLLLPSAQCASPFKPDSPRYKYNFIADVVEKSTPAVVYIEIVDRHPLTRREVPVSNGSGFIISSDGLIVTNAHVVANKRGVRVKLTNGDMYNATVRDVDPVADIATIKITAKNPLPTLTLGRSAEVRQGEFVVAMGSPFSLRNTITSGIISSVQRGSKELGLSHSNMEYIQTDATIDFGNSGGPLINLDGEVIGINTMKVTAGISFAIPSDRVRLFLDQATKRKSSETKRRYIGVMMLTLTPSIIAELKWRDPSFSHVTHGILIHRVIADSPADRAGMLQGDIVVEINGVKVNASEEIYQAVQNSNTITVVVQRGNKLLRLQMTPEYTE; from the exons atggcagcagctgctgtcaatAGGACTTTTTTCTCAGCACTCAGGACACGGACTCTGTGTCAGAAAAGTGGGTTCAACGCTTCGGCAGAAAGGACAGTGAGCCGCGTGTCCTCCGCTGTGATATGTACCCACAGAGAACCACGAGGAGACACAAGCCTGGACCTAAGAGCCCCTGCGTGGGACAAACGAGGCGGTCGGGAGAGGAGCAGCTCGTCCCTGGTTCAGGCGCTGTCGTTGGGGCTGGGGTTTTGTAGTGTGGCCGCTTTGGACAGAGAAAAGGACGACAAAAGGACGGACAGAGGAGACTCAGTGTCCCGACGCGTTCTCCAACTCCTCTTGCCGTCAGCTCAGTGCGCTTCTCCCTTTAAGCCTGACAGCCCTCGGTACAAATACAACTTCATTGCAGATGTGGTCGAGAAATCCACTCCAGCCGTGGTTTACATTGAAATTGTAGACAG GCACCCACTGACTCGAAGAGAAGTCCCAGTGTCCAATGGCTCTGGTTTCATCATCAGCAGTGATGGTCTCATTGTCACCAACGCCCATGTTGTGGCAAACAAGAGAGGCGTCCGCGTGAAGCTCACCAACGGAGACATGTACAATGCCACTGTGCGAGATGTCGACCCAGTGGCAGACATCGCCACCATCAAAATCACTGCAAAA AACCCCTTACCCACACTCACTCTTGGCCGATCAGCTGAGGTTCGACAAGGAGAATTCGTGGTTGCCATGGGGAGCCCGTTTTCTTTACGGAATACAATCACGTCAGGAATCATCAGCTCAGTACAGCGAGGCAGTAAGGAGCTGGGCCTGTCGCACTCCAACATGGAGTACATCCAGACAGATGCAACCATAGAT tttgGAAACTCTGGAGGTCCCCTGATTAACCTG GACGGGGAAGTCATTGGTATAAACACCATGAAAGTCACTGCTGGGATCTCTTTTGCTATTCCATCTGACCGCGTCAGACTTTTTCTTGATCAAGCCACGAAAAGAAAAA GTTCTGAGACCAAGCGGCGTTACATTGGAGTGATGATGCTGACACTGACTCCAAG CATCATTGCTGAGTTGAAGTGGAGGGACCCTTCCTTCTCACATGTGACACATGGCATCCTGATCCATAGAGTCATTGCTGACTCCCCAGCTGACAG AGCTGGAATGTTACAAGGAGATATTGTGGTGGAGATCAACGGGGTGAAGGTGAACGCTTCAGAGGAGATCTATCAGGCTGTCCAGAACAGCAACACAATCACCGTGGTGGTacagagaggaaacaagctgcTTCGACTGCAAATGACTCCTGAGTACACAGAGTGA